Proteins co-encoded in one Streptomyces sp. SLBN-31 genomic window:
- a CDS encoding HEAT repeat domain-containing protein, translating to MFTGIDEVDWASLRHAYGSAEDVPGLLRGLASADPAERETALDGMYGAVHHQGDVYDSTLACLPFLLALVANEAVPERGGIVELLVSIGQDGEERVGDDTRAMARAAVRAGAEVFVRLNQDPDPEVRRAAAGALVRFLDAPARVLGLVRERLTVERDDRVLLALAEALGVFARRHPGPAAEAVELLAAQSAPPFGPGLRLAALGQLAGCAPDWLPEELVPTVVRLLRERSTLRPCRPGEPDRPETDTLIGRLRRLRPSDEEGSQLLRTLHSALDDRVEERIALLVGQLSSPDATDRCNAVWMSMGLFREWRADYGEPVALIGAQLGAEEDRLRDAALAVLEGLLDLAAPAADHLHTLVASRPELWVRHWEHGSPSLGTGLKALALCGDPRATPLLAEVLAGPVVPNELGRVVVHLGPAARPLAPALRQRLGEVPLDSPDTYDRAAPLLWALGALGDVESVPQVLRLLLGMPDGLRSRDTVVESAARALGAFGPAAGEAAPVLRGLLDSGAAVAAAAALWAVEEDTAAVLPVLLRELRGERRGRTAAADALARLGPAGRPALADLRRMAAADDLWQRTSAACALWRIGGAGHTDVAAPVLRAAWAANPHTRPPVAECVTALGPVAEPLHDLLRAELASPRRHQASLGGYGSHDIADDLRLLRVCREGMSAA from the coding sequence GTGTTCACGGGGATCGACGAGGTCGACTGGGCCTCGCTGAGGCACGCGTACGGAAGCGCGGAGGACGTGCCCGGACTGCTGAGGGGCCTGGCCTCCGCGGACCCGGCCGAGCGGGAGACCGCGCTGGACGGCATGTACGGAGCGGTGCATCACCAGGGAGACGTGTACGACTCGACGCTTGCGTGTCTGCCGTTCCTGCTCGCCCTGGTGGCGAACGAAGCGGTGCCCGAGCGGGGCGGCATCGTCGAACTGCTGGTCAGCATCGGGCAGGACGGCGAGGAGCGGGTCGGCGACGACACCCGCGCCATGGCCCGCGCGGCGGTCCGGGCGGGCGCCGAGGTCTTCGTACGGCTGAACCAGGACCCCGACCCCGAGGTACGGCGGGCGGCGGCGGGCGCGCTGGTGAGGTTCCTCGACGCACCCGCGCGCGTGCTGGGTCTGGTGCGGGAGCGGCTCACCGTGGAGCGGGACGACCGGGTCCTGCTCGCCCTCGCCGAGGCCCTCGGGGTGTTCGCGCGCCGGCACCCCGGGCCGGCGGCCGAGGCGGTGGAGCTGCTGGCGGCCCAGAGCGCGCCGCCGTTCGGGCCCGGACTGCGGCTGGCGGCGCTCGGACAGCTCGCGGGCTGCGCCCCCGACTGGCTTCCCGAGGAACTGGTGCCCACCGTGGTAAGGCTGCTCAGGGAGCGCTCGACGCTGCGGCCGTGCCGCCCCGGGGAGCCGGACCGGCCGGAGACGGACACGCTCATCGGCCGGCTGCGGCGGCTGCGCCCCTCGGACGAGGAGGGCTCACAGCTGCTGCGGACCCTGCACAGCGCGCTCGACGACCGGGTGGAGGAGCGGATCGCTCTGCTGGTCGGGCAGTTGAGCAGCCCGGACGCGACCGACAGGTGCAACGCGGTGTGGATGTCCATGGGGCTGTTCCGCGAGTGGCGTGCCGACTACGGCGAACCGGTCGCGCTGATCGGCGCCCAACTGGGCGCCGAGGAGGACCGGTTGCGCGACGCGGCGCTGGCCGTCCTGGAAGGCCTCCTCGACCTGGCCGCCCCGGCCGCGGACCACCTCCACACGCTGGTCGCCTCCCGTCCGGAGCTGTGGGTACGGCACTGGGAACACGGGTCGCCGAGCCTGGGCACCGGACTCAAGGCCCTGGCCCTGTGCGGAGATCCGCGGGCGACGCCCCTGCTGGCCGAGGTGCTGGCCGGACCCGTCGTGCCGAATGAGCTCGGGCGCGTGGTGGTCCATCTGGGGCCCGCGGCGCGCCCCTTGGCACCGGCCCTGCGACAAAGGCTCGGCGAGGTCCCGCTCGACTCCCCCGACACCTACGACCGGGCGGCACCGCTGCTGTGGGCACTGGGGGCCCTCGGGGACGTCGAGTCGGTACCTCAGGTGCTGCGCCTGCTGCTGGGCATGCCGGACGGGCTGCGGTCCCGGGACACGGTGGTGGAGTCGGCGGCCCGCGCCCTGGGGGCTTTCGGGCCGGCGGCCGGTGAGGCGGCACCCGTGCTGCGGGGCCTGCTGGACTCCGGGGCGGCGGTCGCCGCCGCAGCGGCGCTGTGGGCGGTGGAGGAGGACACGGCGGCGGTACTGCCGGTGCTGCTGCGGGAGTTGAGGGGCGAGCGGCGCGGACGGACGGCGGCGGCCGACGCGCTGGCGCGGCTGGGTCCCGCGGGCCGTCCCGCACTGGCCGACCTGCGGCGCATGGCCGCGGCCGACGACCTGTGGCAACGGACGTCGGCGGCGTGCGCCCTGTGGCGGATCGGCGGGGCCGGGCACACGGACGTCGCCGCTCCCGTCCTGCGGGCGGCCTGGGCGGCGAACCCGCACACCCGTCCCCCGGTCGCCGAGTGCGTCACCGCACTGGGCCCCGTCGCCGAGCCCCTCCACGATCTGCTGCGCGCCGAACTCGCCTCCCCACGGCGCCACCAGGCGTCCCTGGGCGGCTACGGCAGCCACGACATCGCCGACGACCTGCGACTGCTACGGGTGTGCCGGGAAGGGATGAGCGCCGCCTAG
- a CDS encoding sialidase family protein — protein sequence MTEVLLAVGTRKGLFIGRRRGGTWEFDESPYFNAQAVYSVAIDTRGGRPRLLAGGDSAHWGPSVFHSDDLGRSWTEPARPAVKFPKDTGASLERVWQLHPAAAEDDVVYAGTEPAALYRSEDRGETFELVRPLWEHPTRSKWVPGGGGEGLHTVLTDKRDPRAVTVAVSTAGVFRTTDGGASWTPSNSGVSAVFLPDPNPEFGQCVHKVARDAADPDRLYLQNHWGVYRSDDAGAHWTDIGEGLPSTFGFAAAAHPHRGDTAYVFPINADADRVPADHRCRVFRTADAGKSWEPLSAGLPAEDHYGTVLRDALCTDDADPAGVYFGNRNGEVFASADDGDSWRQLASHLPDVLCVRAAVV from the coding sequence ATGACCGAGGTACTGCTGGCCGTGGGCACGCGCAAAGGCCTCTTCATCGGGCGGAGGCGGGGTGGCACCTGGGAGTTCGACGAGAGTCCGTACTTCAACGCGCAGGCCGTGTACTCGGTCGCGATCGACACCCGGGGCGGGCGTCCCCGGCTGCTGGCCGGCGGCGACAGCGCCCACTGGGGCCCGTCCGTGTTCCACTCCGACGACCTCGGCCGCAGCTGGACCGAACCGGCCCGGCCGGCCGTCAAGTTCCCCAAGGACACGGGGGCGTCGCTGGAGCGGGTGTGGCAGCTGCACCCGGCGGCCGCGGAGGACGACGTGGTGTACGCGGGCACCGAGCCGGCCGCGCTGTACCGCTCGGAGGACCGAGGGGAGACCTTCGAACTGGTCCGCCCGCTGTGGGAGCACCCGACCCGGTCCAAGTGGGTTCCGGGCGGCGGCGGCGAGGGGCTGCACACCGTGCTCACCGACAAACGCGACCCACGGGCCGTGACGGTCGCCGTGTCGACGGCGGGAGTGTTCCGGACCACGGACGGCGGCGCTAGCTGGACGCCCTCCAACTCCGGTGTCTCCGCTGTGTTCCTGCCCGACCCCAACCCGGAGTTCGGTCAGTGCGTGCACAAGGTCGCCCGGGACGCGGCCGACCCGGACCGGCTGTACCTGCAGAACCACTGGGGTGTGTACCGGAGCGACGACGCGGGCGCGCACTGGACCGACATCGGCGAAGGCCTTCCGTCCACCTTCGGCTTCGCGGCAGCGGCCCACCCCCACCGCGGCGACACGGCGTACGTGTTTCCGATCAACGCCGACGCCGACCGCGTGCCGGCCGACCACCGCTGCCGGGTGTTCCGCACGGCGGACGCGGGCAAGAGCTGGGAGCCGCTGTCGGCGGGCCTGCCCGCGGAGGACCACTACGGCACGGTGCTGCGGGACGCCCTGTGCACGGACGACGCCGACCCGGCGGGCGTGTACTTCGGCAACCGCAACGGCGAGGTGTTCGCGTCGGCCGACGACGGCGACAGCTGGCGGCAGTTGGCGTCGCATCTGCCGGACGTGCTGTGCGTGCGGGCCGCGGTGGTCTGA
- a CDS encoding uracil-DNA glycosylase translates to MAPRPLHEIVEAGWAKALEPVAGRIAEMGDFLRGEIAAGRTYLPAGANVLRAFQQPFDEVRVLIVGQDPYPTPGHAVGLSFSVAPEVRPLPGSLINIFRELNTDLGLPQPSNGDLTPWTRQGVLLLNRALTTSPRKPGAHRGKGWEEVTEQAIRALTARGKPLVSILWGRDARNLRPLLGRLPSVESAHPSPMSADRGFFGSRPFSRANDLLIGQGGQPVDWRLP, encoded by the coding sequence GTGGCACCACGACCGTTGCATGAAATCGTCGAAGCGGGCTGGGCGAAGGCCCTGGAACCCGTCGCCGGACGGATCGCCGAGATGGGGGACTTCCTGCGCGGGGAGATCGCCGCGGGGCGCACCTACCTCCCCGCCGGAGCGAACGTCCTGCGGGCCTTCCAGCAGCCCTTCGACGAGGTACGCGTCCTGATCGTCGGGCAGGATCCGTACCCGACCCCCGGACACGCGGTGGGACTGTCCTTCTCGGTGGCACCGGAGGTGCGGCCGCTGCCGGGCAGTCTCATCAACATCTTCCGGGAGCTCAACACCGATCTGGGGCTCCCCCAGCCGTCCAACGGCGATCTGACGCCGTGGACCCGGCAGGGGGTGCTGTTGCTCAACAGGGCGCTGACCACCTCCCCGCGCAAGCCCGGCGCGCACCGGGGCAAGGGCTGGGAGGAGGTCACCGAGCAGGCGATACGGGCCCTGACCGCCCGTGGAAAACCGCTGGTGTCCATCCTGTGGGGCCGCGACGCGCGCAATCTGCGGCCGCTTCTCGGCCGCCTGCCGTCCGTCGAGTCCGCCCATCCCTCCCCCATGTCGGCCGACCGCGGCTTCTTCGGGTCCCGTCCCTTCAGCCGCGCCAACGACCTGCTGATCGGACAGGGCGGACAGCCGGTGGACTGGCGCCTGCCGTGA
- a CDS encoding N-acetylglucosamine kinase: MTDGDPDTRDTDSAGRGGGSVGVLAVDSGGSGLRAAVASLRRATLAEASSSLPVRTGPRGIDPGHLMEQLVPMVRALLSESGVTRLRAAVVGAAGLATLGDGLRAELPGALRREFGVRRVALAADAVTAYVGALGPRAGAVVAAGTGLIAIGTDLTGWRRADGWGHLLGDCGGGAWIGRAGLEAALRAYDGRAGGSAALRARAEGLFGPLPGLPGRLYPRPDRPAVLASFAPEVAACAESDPVAAGILRAAARHMAESAAAVCPAGGEPVVAFTGGLFKMGEPLLVPLEEELAEKLSWARRETAAGDPLTGAARIAADLAADGLTLPGDAALLSVVTT, encoded by the coding sequence GTGACCGACGGCGACCCGGACACACGGGACACGGACTCCGCCGGGCGGGGCGGGGGTTCCGTCGGCGTCCTCGCCGTCGACTCCGGGGGCTCCGGGCTGCGTGCCGCCGTCGCGAGCCTGCGGCGGGCCACCCTCGCGGAGGCGTCGTCGTCGCTGCCGGTGCGCACGGGGCCGCGGGGCATCGACCCCGGGCATCTGATGGAGCAACTGGTGCCCATGGTGCGGGCGTTGCTGAGCGAGAGCGGTGTGACCCGGCTGCGGGCGGCGGTCGTCGGGGCCGCCGGGCTCGCCACTCTGGGGGACGGGCTGAGGGCCGAGCTTCCGGGCGCGCTGCGCCGGGAGTTCGGGGTGCGGCGAGTGGCCCTGGCGGCCGACGCGGTCACCGCGTACGTCGGCGCGCTCGGTCCGCGCGCCGGTGCCGTCGTCGCGGCCGGCACGGGGCTGATCGCCATCGGCACCGACCTGACCGGCTGGCGTCGTGCGGACGGCTGGGGCCATCTGCTCGGTGACTGCGGCGGCGGCGCCTGGATCGGACGGGCCGGGCTGGAGGCCGCGCTGCGCGCGTACGACGGACGGGCCGGTGGGTCCGCGGCCCTGCGGGCGCGCGCCGAGGGGCTGTTCGGGCCCCTGCCGGGCCTGCCGGGGCGGCTCTACCCCCGCCCGGACCGCCCCGCCGTCCTCGCCTCCTTCGCACCGGAGGTCGCCGCCTGCGCCGAGAGCGATCCGGTGGCGGCGGGCATCCTGCGCGCGGCCGCGCGGCACATGGCCGAGTCCGCCGCGGCGGTGTGCCCGGCCGGGGGCGAGCCCGTGGTCGCCTTCACGGGTGGTCTGTTCAAGATGGGCGAGCCCCTCCTCGTACCGCTGGAGGAGGAACTGGCCGAAAAGCTGTCCTGGGCGCGGCGGGAGACGGCCGCCGGTGACCCGCTCACCGGCGCCGCGCGCATCGCCGCCGATCTGGCGGCCGACGGTCTCACTCTGCCGGGTGACGCGGCGCTGTTGTCCGTGGTGACCACATAA
- a CDS encoding sirohydrochlorin chelatase, whose amino-acid sequence MSSPTGPASGLPVRMPRPRQPGRHRRPEPLAAPEGAPALVLAVPGTPAAPTRSLAEEVVSIARSELPGLDARIGYLDGDDAEFPTLQSVLAHAAEERSARYEQAKAAGHDVKEPDGPVAVVVPLLAGPDSALLRVIRQAVMDSRVAADLTDVLGPHPLLAEALHVRLSEAGLARADRARLFTVATAADGIILASVGGDEAVQAAGITGMLLAARLAVPVMAAALDQEGAIASVAEQLRSSGSQQLALAPYLIGPEIDPGLIEEAAREAGCSAAEALGPYPAIGKLALAKYTTALGIAPQQPQGAPVR is encoded by the coding sequence ATGAGCTCCCCCACTGGACCCGCGTCCGGCCTGCCAGTACGAATGCCGCGACCTCGCCAGCCCGGGCGGCACCGCCGACCCGAGCCGCTGGCGGCTCCCGAGGGCGCGCCCGCGCTCGTCCTCGCGGTGCCGGGCACTCCCGCCGCTCCCACGCGCAGTCTCGCCGAGGAGGTCGTGAGCATCGCCCGCTCCGAGCTCCCCGGCCTCGACGCGCGGATCGGCTACCTGGACGGGGACGACGCGGAGTTCCCCACGCTCCAGTCCGTGCTCGCGCACGCCGCCGAGGAGCGCTCGGCCCGCTATGAGCAGGCCAAGGCCGCCGGTCACGACGTCAAGGAGCCGGACGGCCCCGTGGCCGTCGTCGTGCCGCTGCTGGCCGGCCCGGACAGCGCGCTGCTGCGTGTCATCCGCCAGGCCGTCATGGACAGTCGGGTCGCGGCGGACCTGACCGATGTGCTGGGCCCGCACCCGCTGCTCGCCGAGGCGCTGCACGTGCGGCTGTCGGAGGCCGGTCTGGCCCGCGCCGACCGGGCCCGCCTGTTCACGGTGGCGACCGCGGCGGACGGCATCATCCTGGCCTCGGTCGGCGGTGACGAGGCGGTGCAGGCGGCGGGGATCACCGGCATGCTGCTCGCCGCGCGCCTGGCCGTGCCGGTGATGGCGGCGGCGCTGGACCAGGAGGGCGCGATCGCATCCGTGGCCGAGCAGCTGCGTTCCTCGGGCTCGCAGCAGCTGGCGCTGGCGCCGTACCTGATAGGGCCGGAGATCGACCCGGGTCTCATCGAGGAGGCGGCCAGGGAGGCGGGCTGCTCCGCCGCCGAGGCGCTCGGCCCGTACCCGGCGATCGGCAAGCTCGCGCTGGCCAAGTACACGACGGCGCTGGGCATCGCCCCGCAGCAGCCGCAGGGTGCGCCGGTCCGCTGA
- a CDS encoding lactonase family protein, whose protein sequence is MTDGGRRLRRAFIGSFTAAGGPGIVTAAVTGDGGLNLLGSVDGTPDPSYLALAPDAGTLYAVSETAEGAVAAYRVRGDRLERAGAPVPVGGQEPTHLSVLDGHVLTANYGSGSVSAVPVRPDGTLGDTVSGILQHTGSGPHARRQQGPHAHQVQPDPSGRWAVSVDLGTDSVRVCALDGGALDLHRECPLRPGSGPRHLAFHPDGTRAYVVNELTPTVTVCHWDADAGTLKPLTEVQVLPAAPAGDAYPSGIVVSPDGRFVWTATRGEDVLSTFVVEGDGLRLAGTVPCGGDWPRALTESHGFLYAANERSGEVTWFAVDPATGLPRYEGSVEVPAASCVVFA, encoded by the coding sequence GTGACAGACGGCGGCAGGCGGCTACGGCGGGCCTTCATCGGATCGTTCACGGCGGCCGGAGGCCCCGGCATCGTGACGGCGGCCGTGACGGGAGACGGCGGCCTGAACCTGCTCGGCAGCGTCGACGGCACGCCCGACCCGTCCTACCTGGCCCTGGCGCCCGACGCGGGCACCCTCTACGCGGTCAGCGAGACGGCCGAGGGCGCGGTGGCCGCGTACCGGGTACGGGGGGACCGGCTGGAACGGGCCGGCGCTCCCGTGCCGGTCGGCGGTCAGGAGCCGACACACCTGAGCGTCCTCGACGGACACGTCCTGACCGCCAACTACGGCTCCGGCAGCGTCTCCGCCGTCCCCGTCCGCCCGGACGGCACCCTCGGCGACACCGTCTCCGGCATCCTCCAGCACACCGGATCCGGCCCCCACGCCCGTCGCCAGCAGGGCCCGCACGCCCACCAGGTGCAGCCCGACCCCAGCGGCCGCTGGGCCGTCAGCGTGGACCTCGGCACGGACTCGGTCCGCGTGTGCGCCCTCGACGGCGGCGCCCTGGACCTGCACCGGGAGTGTCCCCTGCGCCCCGGCTCGGGCCCGCGTCACCTCGCCTTCCACCCGGACGGCACGCGCGCGTACGTGGTCAACGAGCTCACCCCGACCGTCACCGTCTGCCACTGGGACGCCGACGCGGGCACCCTCAAGCCGCTCACCGAGGTGCAGGTGCTGCCCGCCGCCCCGGCGGGCGACGCCTATCCCTCGGGGATCGTGGTCTCGCCCGACGGCCGTTTCGTGTGGACGGCCACCCGGGGTGAGGACGTCCTGTCCACCTTCGTCGTGGAGGGCGACGGGCTGCGTCTGGCCGGCACCGTCCCGTGCGGCGGCGACTGGCCCCGGGCCCTCACCGAGTCCCACGGCTTCCTGTACGCCGCGAACGAGCGCTCCGGCGAGGTGACCTGGTTCGCCGTCGACCCGGCCACGGGACTGCCCCGCTACGAGGGCTCGGTCGAGGTGCCCGCCGCCTCGTGCGTGGTCTTCGCCTGA
- a CDS encoding FUSC family protein, whose amino-acid sequence MLKRVFVAPDPGRLRLRFAARAVAGIGAAVVLCALAGLSLPGTVTGGLAALLALFTVSDATVRGQAVTTALLPAVGLPVLAAAAELHAHPVARDLVFLAVVGAGVYARRFGPRGHSLGVFAFMTFFMAQFLHATTGQLPELYVAVVLSVLTAAAVRFGLWCYEAHLPPAPAPAPPPGTGLARVTTRQAVQATAGAGFALLVGHLVSGQRWYWAVGATWWVFVNTTSRGETLVRGFRRVLGTVIGIGLGVLIAVPVDGAALPTAVLLAACVFGIFYSAAVSYTWMMLCVTLLAELLYGLLGVLTPGLLVLRLAETAVGALGAALAVLLVLPVTTHTTTDAWIQRALRCVHACTAEAAARLAGVPEADPAPKVAELEQLLGRVRLSVAPLVHPLNPMLGRKRRARRVLDLLDDCAREIRGLVTVAADPEASHDARLAAACWRVEAAVEALTGDGRRQPAALVGEPPVAEPALTHLHGLERALAELATPLRTPSGSRLVGA is encoded by the coding sequence GTGCTGAAGAGGGTGTTCGTGGCTCCGGACCCGGGGCGGCTGCGGCTGCGGTTCGCCGCCCGCGCCGTCGCCGGGATCGGAGCGGCCGTGGTCCTGTGCGCTCTGGCCGGACTCTCCCTCCCCGGTACGGTCACCGGCGGCCTGGCCGCGCTGCTGGCGCTGTTCACCGTCTCCGACGCCACCGTCCGCGGACAGGCGGTCACCACCGCGCTGCTGCCCGCCGTCGGCCTGCCGGTGCTCGCCGCCGCGGCCGAGCTGCACGCCCACCCGGTCGCCCGCGACCTCGTCTTCCTCGCCGTCGTCGGCGCCGGCGTGTACGCCCGCCGCTTCGGCCCGCGCGGACACAGCCTCGGCGTGTTCGCGTTCATGACGTTCTTCATGGCGCAGTTCCTGCACGCGACGACCGGGCAGCTGCCCGAGCTGTACGTCGCCGTCGTCCTGTCCGTGCTCACCGCCGCGGCCGTGCGCTTCGGCCTGTGGTGCTACGAGGCTCACCTGCCCCCGGCGCCCGCTCCCGCCCCGCCGCCGGGTACCGGCCTGGCCCGAGTGACCACCCGCCAGGCCGTCCAGGCCACCGCCGGGGCGGGCTTCGCGCTCCTCGTGGGCCACCTGGTGTCCGGACAGCGCTGGTACTGGGCCGTCGGCGCCACCTGGTGGGTCTTCGTCAACACCACCTCGCGCGGAGAGACCCTGGTCCGCGGCTTCCGCCGGGTCCTGGGCACCGTGATCGGCATCGGCCTGGGCGTCCTGATCGCCGTCCCGGTGGACGGAGCGGCCCTCCCCACCGCCGTACTCCTCGCCGCCTGTGTCTTCGGGATCTTCTACTCGGCCGCGGTCTCGTACACCTGGATGATGCTCTGCGTGACCCTCCTCGCCGAGCTTCTCTACGGGCTGCTGGGCGTGCTCACCCCCGGCCTGCTGGTGCTGCGCCTGGCCGAGACCGCCGTCGGCGCGCTGGGCGCCGCGCTGGCCGTGCTCCTCGTCCTCCCGGTCACCACCCACACCACCACCGACGCCTGGATCCAGCGCGCCCTGCGCTGCGTGCACGCCTGCACCGCGGAGGCCGCCGCACGGCTGGCGGGCGTCCCCGAAGCCGACCCGGCACCCAAGGTGGCCGAACTGGAACAGCTGCTGGGCCGCGTACGGCTGTCCGTGGCGCCCCTCGTTCACCCGCTCAACCCGATGCTGGGCCGCAAGCGGCGCGCCCGCCGGGTGCTGGACCTGCTCGACGACTGCGCCCGCGAGATCCGCGGCCTGGTCACGGTCGCCGCCGACCCGGAGGCCTCCCACGACGCCCGGCTCGCCGCCGCCTGCTGGCGCGTCGAGGCCGCCGTCGAGGCGCTGACCGGCGACGGACGACGGCAGCCCGCCGCCCTCGTCGGCGAGCCGCCCGTGGCCGAACCCGCCCTCACCCACCTGCACGGCCTGGAACGGGCCCTCGCGGAACTCGCGACACCGCTGCGGACGCCCTCGGGCTCCCGCCTGGTGGGAGCGTGA
- a CDS encoding Lrp/AsnC family transcriptional regulator: MAVDELDTRILRLLLEQPRTSVREYARILGVARGTLQARLDRLERDGVITGTGPTLSPAALGHPVLAFVHIEVTQGHLDDAGDALAAVPEIVEAFSITGGGDLLTRVVARDNAHLEDVIQKLISMPGVVRTRTEVALRERVPQRLLPLVESIGRAARK; this comes from the coding sequence ATGGCGGTCGACGAACTCGACACCCGCATCCTGCGGCTGCTGCTGGAGCAGCCCCGTACGAGCGTGCGCGAGTACGCCCGCATCCTGGGGGTCGCCCGCGGCACCCTGCAGGCCCGTCTGGACCGGCTGGAACGGGACGGCGTGATCACGGGCACGGGCCCCACGCTCTCCCCCGCCGCGCTCGGTCACCCCGTCCTCGCGTTCGTGCACATCGAGGTCACCCAGGGACACCTCGACGACGCGGGGGACGCGCTGGCGGCCGTGCCGGAGATCGTGGAGGCCTTCTCCATCACGGGCGGCGGCGATCTGCTGACGCGGGTCGTGGCGCGCGACAACGCCCACCTCGAGGACGTCATCCAGAAGTTGATCAGCATGCCCGGCGTGGTCCGCACCCGCACCGAGGTGGCCCTGCGCGAACGGGTCCCGCAGCGGCTGCTGCCGTTGGTCGAGTCGATCGGCCGGGCGGCACGGAAGTGA
- a CDS encoding biotin carboxylase N-terminal domain-containing protein, which translates to MGAAAVLVANRGEIAVRVLRAAAEAGLRTVAVYEEGDTAHTRSADEAVPLSGYLDGAALLAAARATGCGFLHPGYGFLSEDAGFARRCGEAGIVFVGPSPEVLDVFGDKRRARELAAGLGVPCSPGPSGPTGRGSCWRTGP; encoded by the coding sequence ATGGGTGCTGCCGCCGTGCTCGTCGCCAACCGCGGGGAGATCGCCGTACGCGTCCTGCGCGCCGCGGCGGAGGCCGGGCTGCGTACGGTCGCGGTGTACGAAGAGGGCGACACCGCGCACACGCGATCGGCCGACGAGGCGGTGCCGCTGAGCGGCTACCTGGACGGTGCCGCGCTGCTCGCCGCCGCCCGCGCCACCGGATGCGGCTTCCTGCACCCCGGCTACGGCTTCCTGAGCGAGGACGCCGGGTTCGCGCGCCGGTGCGGGGAGGCCGGGATCGTCTTCGTCGGGCCCTCCCCCGAGGTTCTGGACGTCTTCGGGGACAAGCGACGGGCCCGGGAGCTCGCCGCCGGGCTCGGCGTTCCCTGCTCGCCGGGGCCGTCGGGCCCGACGGGGCGAGGGAGTTGCTGGCGGACGGGCCCGTGA